A DNA window from Mytilus edulis chromosome 14, xbMytEdul2.2, whole genome shotgun sequence contains the following coding sequences:
- the LOC139503922 gene encoding centromere protein S-like, with product MADNITDDDYESLQYQQRLKAALHYTTMKICQQQSSELDVVCTKQLVASISETAWRQCQKFAEDMEMFAKHAKRTTVNADDIKMLTRRSGSLHKYVSGVHEKLNENKQDGKKQKKSKKKAGTSTTVTMETDEESNM from the exons ATGGCAGACAACATCACAGATGATGATTACGAAAGTCTTCAATATCAGCAG AGATTAAAAGCAGCACTCCATTATACTACAATGAAGATATGCCAACAGCAGTCCTCAGAGTTAGATGTCGTCTGCACAAAACAGCTGGTAGCCTCAATATCAGAAACAGCATGGAGACAATGTCAAAAGTTTGCAGAAGATATGGAAATGTTTGCAAa aCATGCCAAAAGGACAACAGTGAATGCAGACGACATCAAAATGCTAACAAGAAGATCTGGGTCTCTG CATAAATATGTAAGTGGAGTCCAtgagaaattaaatgaaaataaacaagatggtaagaaacagaaaaagagtaAAAAGAAAGCTGGAACATCAAcaactgttaccatggaaaccgATGAAGAGTCAAACATGTGA